From a single Actinomycetota bacterium genomic region:
- a CDS encoding TetR/AcrR family transcriptional regulator → MQSSPRGGNTGRKVRLVQERSRETLRRIVKAAEEVFAQKGYRGTSVADIISRAGIGHGTFWLYFRNKDDLLRHLVQDMIGEFESFAWYREDAVEKTAVESVEDVESIIGDVTGVFERHSSIFPLILQASLESGEFRSTLNELLQPFVRILEGKLREHLEKGRCRDLDPEITALIILNMVEFANLQWLVRSIPCDRETLVRNLSAVIFHTLRHA, encoded by the coding sequence ATGCAGTCATCGCCACGCGGCGGCAACACGGGGCGGAAGGTGCGGCTGGTCCAGGAAAGGTCCCGAGAGACGCTGCGCCGCATCGTCAAGGCGGCGGAGGAGGTCTTCGCGCAGAAAGGCTACCGGGGGACCTCCGTCGCGGACATCATATCCCGCGCCGGCATAGGGCACGGCACCTTCTGGCTTTACTTCCGCAACAAGGACGATCTCCTGCGTCACCTGGTCCAGGACATGATCGGCGAGTTCGAGTCCTTCGCATGGTACCGCGAGGACGCCGTGGAAAAGACCGCCGTCGAAAGCGTTGAGGACGTGGAGTCCATAATCGGCGACGTGACGGGCGTCTTCGAGCGCCACTCCTCCATCTTCCCTCTTATACTGCAAGCGTCCCTCGAGAGCGGGGAGTTCCGAAGCACGCTGAACGAGTTGCTACAACCCTTCGTGAGGATCCTGGAAGGCAAGCTCAGGGAGCACCTCGAGAAGGGGCGCTGCCGCGACCTCGACCCCGAGATCACCGCCCTGATCATCTTGAACATGGTCGAGTTCGCCAACCTGCAGTGGCTGGTGCGAAGCATACCGTGCGACCGCGAAACCCTCGTGCGCAACCTCAGCGCGGTGATATTCCACACCCTGCGGC
- a CDS encoding MarR family transcriptional regulator → MEKVREKKEKPRGDAAPRHGAAAFVRLVETVFKFIHACYPEFASVLEKHDVNYSQYAALLTVYMYGSLTEGELARLIHVNPSTMSRMLHALERKGWLHAARDPADRRRVTVTLSPWGRRQVGEMIGGAAEVMVRLTDRLPAREKEGVYGVVELIDRTLRRLMEVAD, encoded by the coding sequence ATGGAAAAGGTGCGAGAGAAAAAGGAAAAGCCGCGCGGCGACGCGGCGCCGCGTCACGGAGCCGCGGCTTTCGTGCGCCTGGTGGAGACGGTCTTCAAGTTCATCCACGCCTGTTACCCGGAATTCGCCTCCGTGCTCGAGAAGCACGATGTAAATTATTCCCAGTACGCGGCGCTCCTGACGGTTTACATGTACGGGAGCCTCACGGAGGGGGAGCTGGCGCGCCTCATCCACGTCAACCCCTCGACCATGAGCCGCATGCTCCATGCCCTGGAGCGGAAGGGGTGGCTGCACGCCGCGCGCGATCCCGCGGACCGCAGGAGGGTGACGGTCACCCTGTCCCCCTGGGGGCGCAGGCAGGTGGGGGAGATGATCGGCGGGGCCGCAGAGGTGATGGTAAGACTCACGGATAGGCTCCCCGCGCGGGAGAAGGAGGGCGTGTACGGGGTGGTGGAGCTCATCGACCGCACCCTGCGACGCCTCATGGAGGTCGCGGACTGA
- a CDS encoding LemA family protein, giving the protein MDPFVYALLAAAALLVLAVAAVFNRMIRLRNKVARALRDVDVQLDLRHRLLPELNRVAAGYAAREKEVLERAARARQEAVSARGSAERGLRELAFAEALREVRLLAERYPDLKADSSFARLAEETVRVEDHLAAARKYYNGTVRAYNTFIQSFPANLLAALFRFSPAAYFQLELDEDAPA; this is encoded by the coding sequence ATGGACCCTTTCGTGTACGCGCTCCTGGCAGCGGCCGCCCTCCTCGTCCTCGCCGTGGCAGCCGTCTTCAACCGCATGATACGGCTGCGCAACAAGGTGGCGAGGGCGCTCCGTGACGTCGACGTGCAGCTGGACCTGCGCCACCGTCTCCTCCCCGAGCTCAACCGCGTCGCAGCGGGCTACGCCGCGCGCGAGAAGGAAGTCTTGGAGCGGGCGGCGCGCGCCCGCCAGGAAGCGGTCTCCGCCCGCGGAAGCGCCGAGCGCGGCCTGCGGGAGCTCGCCTTCGCCGAGGCCCTGCGCGAGGTCCGGCTCCTGGCGGAGAGGTACCCCGACCTCAAGGCGGACTCGTCCTTCGCGCGCCTGGCGGAGGAGACGGTGCGCGTGGAAGACCACCTGGCGGCCGCCCGCAAGTACTACAACGGGACGGTGCGCGCCTACAACACCTTCATCCAGAGCTTTCCGGCGAACCTCCTGGCGGCTCTCTTCCGTTTCTCCCCCGCCGCATACTTCCAGCTGGAGCTGGACGAGGACGCTCCGGCCTGA
- a CDS encoding DNA repair exonuclease, whose amino-acid sequence MAGLRFLHTADVHLGSPFGFLGRRGREQREQLKATFARVVDLALTSQVDLLVIAGDLFDKPHPGAGLLSEVAYQLGRLDAEGIWTVIVPGTHDPMLPGCAYEKGPLPSLAHVHVFRGEEMEPLFIEGLDLAVYGMASRREGGDALAAFRADEEARWRVGVLHASVRIPGRVEEDGMMVTRESIAASRLHYLALGHWHSLAEYSSGSVTAYYPGPPEALGAGDGERGRVLLVELEEGKGPRVKPISVGRRRFLRVDIDAGEAGGPQGVYARIRDMADGDLALEVRVSRSWGEEWVGFPWEKMEEELEPLFFRFRLRVAPASLDAREVEDFPESTVTGRFLRLAREEMARREGEELLVAEEALRLGLAHLAGEEAGP is encoded by the coding sequence ATGGCGGGCTTACGTTTTCTGCATACCGCGGATGTGCACCTGGGGTCGCCCTTCGGCTTCCTGGGCAGGCGCGGCAGGGAACAGCGCGAGCAGCTGAAAGCCACCTTCGCGCGCGTGGTCGACCTGGCGCTGACCTCCCAGGTGGACCTCCTAGTCATCGCCGGCGACCTCTTCGACAAGCCTCACCCGGGAGCGGGCCTCTTGAGCGAGGTGGCCTACCAGCTGGGACGGCTGGACGCGGAGGGCATATGGACGGTTATCGTGCCCGGCACCCATGACCCCATGCTCCCCGGCTGCGCCTACGAAAAGGGCCCCCTCCCCTCCCTGGCGCACGTGCACGTCTTTCGCGGGGAGGAGATGGAGCCCCTCTTCATAGAGGGACTCGACCTCGCCGTCTACGGCATGGCGTCCCGCCGGGAAGGCGGTGACGCCCTGGCGGCTTTCCGCGCCGACGAGGAGGCGCGCTGGAGGGTGGGCGTCCTGCACGCGTCCGTGCGCATACCGGGCCGTGTGGAGGAGGACGGCATGATGGTCACGAGGGAGAGCATAGCCGCTTCGCGCCTCCATTACCTGGCACTGGGCCACTGGCATTCCCTGGCCGAGTACAGCAGTGGGAGCGTGACCGCCTACTATCCCGGGCCGCCAGAGGCCCTGGGCGCCGGCGATGGCGAGAGGGGAAGGGTTCTCCTGGTGGAGCTCGAGGAGGGGAAAGGGCCCAGGGTGAAACCCATCAGCGTCGGCCGCAGGCGCTTCCTGCGCGTGGACATCGACGCCGGCGAGGCGGGCGGCCCGCAGGGGGTTTACGCGCGTATCAGGGATATGGCGGACGGCGACCTCGCCCTCGAGGTGAGGGTGAGCAGGTCGTGGGGAGAGGAATGGGTTGGTTTTCCATGGGAGAAGATGGAAGAGGAGCTGGAGCCGCTCTTCTTCCGCTTCCGGCTGCGCGTTGCCCCCGCGTCCCTGGATGCGCGGGAGGTGGAGGACTTCCCCGAGAGCACCGTGACGGGGCGCTTCCTGCGCCTCGCCCGCGAGGAGATGGCGCGGCGGGAGGGCGAGGAGTTGCTGGTGGCCGAGGAGGCCCTGCGCCTCGGGCTCGCCCACCTGGCGGGAGAGGAGGCGGGCCCGTGA
- a CDS encoding AAA family ATPase produces MSAGKTAVRVERISLRNFRRFREAAFSLGEGINVVKGPNESGKSTLLQAVLAALFWKADSTRREVRESVTWGEEDGFRLEIEGRAGDGRFRLVKDFSARKATLSWEDGETSDPARIEERLRDWLGLGSEAAFRATAGIRQDEVALIAEGRKQLGESLQVTVSGLEGGKGALRARDSLRGELADLLRGKRGAAAKNPGPLAQVEERMEALRARGEELSRAAEARLAARTRLAELEAEEEAARERLEVLENLARDSQERLEIEEDIEDFHRRYGQLAAAAELIAEDEELAELERSRYAGVKALLEEDRGELGGLELRRAGLAEQYEAIRKKLEGAHTRHASWAPWSLVAGMTAVLVGVAGVAFSPYLLLLALPGIALLLLALLPGGYLGFLREGSRVRELRLQVAALEERRGELEAEARRMASRAGCDSPQAFEALRMEYLELLARRKEIADKLEVLVPDGEVSGLEERARRLAVEVGMRERRLKELQGKVVDPLRLQEVLREKEVLRRRLDGLREERVRCEVVLSGEEVEEELLRVEEELAELEERRARLSHRAEALRLALDWLERAATDTLSSAARRLESLAGDYLGRITGGRYKRVVVDGNTLELSVWSQEKGGPASPSSLSRGTVDQLYLAARLSLVEVICGDRNPPLLLDDPFVTFDGARLRRAMELLREYARGGQVVIFTCGDTYDAFADRVVELEPA; encoded by the coding sequence GTGAGCGCCGGGAAGACGGCCGTGAGAGTGGAGAGGATATCGCTGCGCAACTTCCGCCGCTTCCGGGAGGCCGCGTTCTCCCTGGGAGAGGGGATCAACGTGGTCAAGGGGCCCAACGAGTCCGGCAAGTCCACCCTGTTGCAGGCCGTGCTCGCCGCGCTTTTCTGGAAGGCGGATTCCACCCGGCGCGAGGTCAGGGAGAGCGTCACCTGGGGAGAGGAGGACGGCTTCCGCCTGGAGATCGAGGGGAGAGCGGGGGACGGCCGCTTCCGCCTGGTCAAGGATTTCTCCGCGCGCAAGGCCACCCTCTCCTGGGAGGACGGGGAAACGTCCGATCCCGCGCGCATCGAGGAGCGCCTACGCGACTGGCTCGGCCTGGGGAGCGAGGCCGCCTTCCGGGCCACCGCCGGCATCCGCCAGGACGAGGTGGCGCTCATAGCGGAGGGCAGGAAGCAGCTCGGTGAGAGCCTGCAGGTGACCGTCTCCGGCCTGGAGGGAGGGAAAGGCGCCCTGCGGGCGCGCGACTCGCTGCGCGGGGAACTGGCCGACCTCCTGCGGGGAAAGCGGGGAGCGGCGGCGAAGAACCCGGGGCCGCTGGCGCAGGTGGAGGAGAGGATGGAGGCGTTGCGCGCGCGGGGCGAGGAGCTGTCGCGGGCGGCGGAGGCGCGCCTCGCGGCCCGCACGCGCCTGGCGGAGCTGGAGGCGGAGGAGGAGGCTGCGCGCGAAAGGCTGGAGGTGCTGGAGAACCTGGCGCGGGACTCGCAGGAGCGGCTGGAGATCGAGGAGGACATAGAGGATTTCCACCGTCGCTACGGCCAGCTCGCCGCGGCGGCGGAGCTCATCGCGGAGGATGAGGAGCTGGCGGAGCTGGAGAGGAGCAGGTACGCCGGCGTGAAGGCCCTGCTGGAGGAGGATCGGGGCGAGCTGGGTGGGCTGGAGCTGCGGCGCGCGGGGCTCGCAGAGCAGTACGAGGCGATAAGGAAAAAACTGGAGGGAGCCCACACCCGCCATGCCTCCTGGGCGCCGTGGTCGCTCGTCGCGGGCATGACCGCGGTGCTCGTGGGGGTGGCGGGGGTGGCCTTCTCCCCCTACCTGCTCCTGCTGGCCCTGCCCGGGATCGCCCTCCTCCTCCTCGCCCTGCTGCCCGGCGGCTACCTGGGCTTCCTGCGGGAGGGCAGCCGGGTGAGGGAACTCCGCCTCCAGGTGGCGGCGCTGGAGGAGAGGAGGGGTGAGCTGGAAGCGGAGGCGCGGCGCATGGCCTCGCGCGCGGGCTGCGATTCACCGCAGGCTTTCGAGGCCCTCCGCATGGAATACCTGGAGCTTCTGGCCAGGCGCAAGGAGATAGCCGACAAGCTGGAGGTGCTGGTGCCGGACGGTGAGGTCTCGGGGTTGGAGGAGAGGGCACGGCGCCTGGCGGTTGAGGTGGGTATGCGGGAGAGGAGATTGAAGGAGCTGCAGGGCAAGGTCGTGGACCCCCTCCGTCTGCAGGAGGTTTTGCGGGAGAAGGAGGTCCTGCGCCGCAGGCTGGACGGGCTGCGCGAGGAGCGGGTGCGCTGCGAGGTCGTCCTCTCGGGCGAAGAGGTGGAGGAGGAGCTGCTGCGGGTGGAGGAGGAGCTCGCCGAGCTGGAGGAGAGGAGGGCGCGCCTCTCCCACCGGGCGGAGGCGCTGCGACTCGCCCTGGATTGGTTGGAGAGGGCGGCGACGGACACCCTCTCCTCGGCGGCCCGCCGCCTGGAGAGCCTGGCGGGGGATTACCTGGGGCGCATCACGGGCGGCAGGTACAAAAGGGTGGTGGTGGATGGTAATACGCTGGAGCTCTCCGTTTGGTCGCAGGAGAAGGGAGGGCCCGCTTCCCCCTCTTCCCTGAGCCGCGGGACGGTGGACCAGCTGTACCTCGCGGCGCGCCTCTCCCTGGTGGAGGTCATCTGCGGAGACCGCAACCCTCCCCTCCTCCTCGACGACCCCTTCGTGACCTTCGACGGCGCGAGGCTGCGCCGCGCCATGGAGCTCCTGCGGGAATACGCCCGCGGCGGCCAGGTGGTCATCTTCACGTGCGGCGACACCTACGACGCCTTCGCGGACCGGGTGGTGGAGCTGGAGCCGGCGTGA
- a CDS encoding flavin reductase family protein, producing MEKIVKEPSTLFLPKPVVLITTAHAGRDNVMTAAWVNVVCMEPPQVAVAVRESRFTHGLLQASGEFAVNVPSRDLWHAVDLCGMVSGRDQDKFSLAGLTRERAREIAPPLVAECPLNLECRVCASLPLGSHTLFVGEVLAVHLDRECQGDRGTVRVERFRPYVLNQREYWSMGERMGGYGDTAAELEVIP from the coding sequence ATGGAAAAAATTGTTAAGGAACCATCCACGCTATTTCTGCCCAAGCCGGTGGTGCTCATCACCACCGCCCATGCGGGAAGGGACAACGTGATGACCGCCGCCTGGGTGAACGTGGTGTGCATGGAGCCGCCGCAGGTGGCGGTGGCCGTGCGGGAGAGCCGCTTCACGCACGGGCTCCTGCAGGCAAGCGGCGAGTTCGCGGTCAACGTCCCATCCCGGGATCTCTGGCATGCGGTCGACCTCTGCGGCATGGTCTCGGGCCGCGACCAGGACAAGTTCTCGCTGGCGGGGTTGACGCGGGAGCGCGCGCGGGAGATCGCCCCTCCCCTGGTGGCCGAGTGCCCCTTGAACCTCGAGTGCAGGGTATGCGCCTCCCTGCCCCTCGGCTCGCACACCCTCTTCGTGGGTGAGGTGCTGGCCGTGCACCTGGACCGGGAGTGCCAGGGCGACAGGGGGACCGTCCGGGTTGAGAGGTTCAGGCCTTACGTGCTAAACCAGCGGGAATACTGGTCCATGGGGGAGAGGATGGGCGGTTACGGGGACACGGCCGCCGAGCTGGAGGTCATCCCGTGA
- a CDS encoding phenylacetate--CoA ligase family protein, with protein sequence MSVLYIPRDDGTCEKVPVTPENTRRYLESIPLYRDDDDPCFWPPEKIREARDRLFRRQMEWVWDGHDYYKRVFREMGIEPGDIQSLDDLEKLPLTHKKDYMAEPDSFKLKPSSPNLYDWIFDVTYTTGSTTGVPTPFWNTVHDAHGIWQMIFRGIKLGGFPPYARGINLFPLGPVPHIGFFRARDIGMMGLGALSMYGCTGMTYPEFPVHRSLDYAIDLIEKGRAEVWLGIASFIRRLIMQAEEEGRDFSATKHIQALGEACPRGMRDDMRRRLMNMGAEDPFISNSYGFTEMQGAMPECTDFSGCHNPAPDLYFFEIVDGETGRRLPDGERGLICITHLNRRGTVLLRYVIGDLGAMTHETCPHCGRNTERIVVAVGSTYATRTSELVNLKGTLINPEVLRDKVANTPGVKEYQIIFTKRDLSDPYSPDELVVKIAPEEGCDKARLEQEIQGRLITAVEMRAKVEFVPMEEIYDPVVALKAYRVLDMRPKDY encoded by the coding sequence ATGAGCGTTCTTTACATTCCCAGGGATGACGGCACCTGCGAAAAGGTACCGGTGACGCCGGAGAACACCCGCCGCTACCTCGAGAGCATCCCGCTCTACCGCGACGACGACGATCCCTGTTTCTGGCCCCCGGAGAAGATCCGCGAGGCGCGGGACCGGCTTTTCCGGCGCCAGATGGAGTGGGTGTGGGACGGCCACGATTACTACAAGCGGGTCTTCCGGGAGATGGGCATCGAGCCGGGTGATATCCAATCACTGGATGACCTGGAAAAACTTCCCTTAACGCACAAGAAGGACTACATGGCCGAGCCCGATTCCTTCAAGCTCAAGCCCTCCAGCCCCAACCTCTACGACTGGATCTTCGACGTCACCTACACCACCGGCTCCACCACCGGTGTGCCCACCCCGTTCTGGAACACGGTGCACGACGCGCACGGTATATGGCAGATGATCTTCCGCGGCATAAAGCTGGGGGGCTTCCCGCCCTACGCGCGGGGCATAAACCTCTTCCCCCTGGGGCCCGTCCCCCACATCGGGTTCTTCCGCGCGCGGGACATCGGCATGATGGGCCTGGGGGCCCTTTCCATGTACGGGTGCACGGGCATGACCTACCCGGAATTCCCCGTGCACCGCTCCCTGGATTACGCCATCGACCTCATCGAGAAGGGCCGGGCCGAGGTTTGGCTGGGCATCGCCAGCTTCATCCGCCGCCTCATCATGCAGGCGGAGGAGGAGGGCCGGGATTTCTCCGCCACCAAGCACATCCAAGCCCTGGGGGAGGCCTGCCCCAGGGGGATGCGAGACGACATGCGGCGGCGGCTCATGAACATGGGCGCGGAGGACCCCTTCATCAGCAACTCCTACGGCTTCACCGAGATGCAGGGCGCCATGCCGGAATGCACCGACTTCAGCGGCTGCCACAACCCCGCCCCCGACCTCTACTTCTTCGAGATAGTGGACGGGGAGACCGGGAGGAGGCTCCCGGACGGGGAGCGGGGCTTGATCTGCATAACCCACCTCAACAGGCGCGGCACCGTCCTCCTGCGCTACGTCATAGGGGACCTGGGCGCCATGACCCACGAGACCTGCCCCCACTGCGGGCGCAACACGGAGAGGATAGTCGTCGCCGTGGGCAGCACCTACGCCACCCGCACCTCGGAGCTGGTGAACCTCAAGGGAACCCTCATCAACCCGGAGGTCCTGCGCGACAAGGTGGCCAACACGCCGGGGGTCAAGGAGTACCAGATCATCTTCACCAAGCGGGACCTCTCCGACCCTTACTCCCCGGACGAGCTGGTGGTGAAGATCGCCCCGGAGGAGGGGTGCGACAAGGCGCGGCTGGAGCAGGAGATCCAGGGCAGGCTTATCACGGCGGTGGAGATGCGGGCAAAGGTGGAATTCGTGCCCATGGAGGAGATCTACGACCCCGTCGTGGCCCTCAAGGCCTACCGCGTCCTGGACATGCGCCCCAAGGATTATTGA
- a CDS encoding M28 family peptidase, with the protein MTGARGSNWKLLPVASSILVLCLQLCLLLLPPQPCSASGDGFCGEARAGAATDWYFAEGYTGPGFQEWLCVFNPEEAWSSLDLKVLYNDGPPRTVSFSLAPRSRTTLNVNQVAGEGREVSLHLHCGLPVVAERPMYFSYRGRWTGCTVGGGTEYLGASWFFAEGCTRPGFEEWVLLANPGETEIPASLFFALEDGRVVTCPVTLPPGARRTVLVNAVTGSGHDVATRVEAGGPICCERVMYFNYHDAWPGGHAAGGLAQPRRDFLFAEGYTGPGFEEWLSLYLPGDGDPDGTDATVSCLFEGGEERSFRFHLEPHRRHTISINALVGSGRNVSLAVSAPDPFLAERPMYFDYRGICRGGHVSLGVESAGTRWLLAEGTTRPGFHEYLCLLNPGYVQAPVEVDYILGWDETIAKQYVVPARSRFTIDVFREVPRGRDVSIEVRSPLPVVAERPLYFPGAGFEAANAMRHIRDLSIGIGPRVEGTAGEATAAAYIASVLQGYGYQPAVQEVPLPNGAVSRNVVATLEAAVPGPSTPILVIGAHYDTKGGTGSPGANDNASGTAVVLELARCLAEEGGLPGLQVTFVLFGGEERLVDGTDLHHFGSRYYVANLSPESRARLRGAVIVDMVGVGSQLYARTMGIGPMDLCNSLLSYAARTGIRLPYLKSGSYSDHEPFETAGLPAVWLEVKDDPWYHTPRDSYDKIDAGHVGLTGRLIQGFVLSLAGAR; encoded by the coding sequence GTGACGGGAGCCCGCGGCAGTAACTGGAAATTGCTGCCGGTTGCCTCGAGCATCCTCGTGCTCTGCCTTCAACTCTGCCTGCTCCTGCTGCCCCCGCAGCCCTGCTCCGCCTCCGGGGACGGCTTCTGCGGCGAGGCCCGCGCCGGCGCCGCCACCGACTGGTACTTCGCGGAAGGCTACACGGGCCCCGGGTTCCAGGAATGGCTCTGTGTCTTCAACCCGGAGGAGGCCTGGTCCTCCCTGGACCTGAAAGTGCTCTACAACGACGGTCCGCCGCGCACCGTCTCCTTCTCCCTCGCGCCCCGTTCCCGCACCACCCTGAACGTGAACCAGGTGGCGGGAGAGGGCCGGGAGGTGTCCCTGCACCTGCACTGCGGCCTGCCCGTGGTGGCCGAACGCCCCATGTACTTCAGCTATCGCGGCAGGTGGACGGGGTGCACCGTGGGGGGCGGCACGGAATACCTCGGCGCTTCCTGGTTCTTCGCCGAGGGCTGCACGCGCCCGGGTTTCGAGGAATGGGTCCTCCTGGCCAACCCGGGGGAGACGGAAATCCCGGCATCGCTCTTCTTCGCACTGGAGGACGGGCGGGTCGTCACCTGCCCGGTGACCCTTCCGCCCGGCGCACGACGCACGGTGCTGGTCAACGCGGTGACCGGAAGCGGCCACGACGTCGCCACGCGCGTGGAGGCGGGAGGGCCCATCTGCTGCGAGAGGGTGATGTACTTCAACTACCACGACGCCTGGCCGGGAGGGCATGCCGCCGGGGGGCTCGCGCAGCCGCGCCGGGATTTCCTCTTCGCCGAGGGTTACACGGGGCCGGGGTTCGAGGAATGGCTCAGCCTCTACCTTCCCGGCGATGGTGACCCGGACGGGACCGACGCCACCGTGAGCTGCCTTTTCGAGGGCGGCGAGGAGCGGTCCTTCCGTTTCCACCTCGAACCCCACCGCCGCCACACCATCAGCATAAACGCGCTGGTGGGAAGCGGCCGCAACGTCTCCCTCGCCGTGAGCGCGCCCGACCCCTTCCTGGCCGAACGCCCCATGTACTTCGATTACCGCGGCATCTGCCGGGGCGGCCACGTCTCCCTGGGCGTGGAATCCGCGGGCACGCGCTGGCTGCTGGCGGAGGGGACAACCCGCCCCGGTTTCCACGAGTACCTCTGCCTGCTCAACCCCGGATACGTGCAGGCGCCGGTGGAGGTCGATTACATCCTCGGCTGGGACGAGACGATCGCGAAGCAATACGTCGTACCCGCGCGTTCCCGCTTCACCATCGACGTCTTCCGCGAGGTACCCCGGGGCCGGGACGTCTCCATCGAGGTGAGGTCGCCCCTGCCCGTGGTCGCGGAGCGGCCCCTCTACTTCCCCGGCGCCGGCTTCGAGGCCGCCAACGCCATGCGGCACATACGGGACCTGAGCATCGGGATAGGCCCCCGCGTGGAGGGAACGGCGGGAGAGGCAACCGCCGCCGCGTACATCGCCTCCGTCCTCCAGGGATACGGTTACCAGCCCGCGGTGCAGGAGGTGCCGCTACCCAACGGCGCGGTCAGCCGCAACGTCGTGGCCACCCTGGAGGCCGCCGTTCCCGGCCCGTCCACCCCCATCCTGGTCATCGGCGCCCATTACGACACCAAGGGCGGGACCGGCAGCCCGGGGGCCAACGACAACGCCTCGGGGACCGCGGTGGTGCTCGAGCTCGCCCGCTGCCTGGCGGAAGAAGGTGGGCTCCCCGGCCTGCAGGTCACCTTCGTCCTATTCGGCGGCGAGGAGCGCCTGGTGGACGGCACGGACCTCCACCACTTCGGGTCGCGCTACTACGTCGCCAACCTCTCTCCCGAGAGCAGGGCGCGCCTGCGCGGCGCGGTGATCGTGGACATGGTGGGCGTGGGCAGCCAGCTCTACGCCCGCACCATGGGGATAGGGCCCATGGACCTGTGCAACTCGCTCCTCTCCTATGCCGCCCGTACGGGGATCCGGCTCCCCTACCTGAAGAGCGGGAGCTACTCCGACCACGAGCCCTTCGAGACGGCCGGCCTTCCCGCCGTGTGGCTGGAAGTGAAGGACGACCCGTGGTACCACACCCCGCGCGACAGCTACGACAAGATCGACGCCGGCCACGTAGGCCTCACCGGGAGGCTCATCCAGGGCTTCGTCCTCTCCCTAGCCGGGGCACGCTGA